Proteins encoded together in one Kutzneria kofuensis window:
- a CDS encoding PLD nuclease N-terminal domain-containing protein, translating to MTFTHLAIVLPMFVLYVVALVDVLRLDMDGSTRVGWVLGILVLPVVGAVAWLVFGRRTVRRASA from the coding sequence ATGACCTTCACTCACCTTGCGATCGTCCTACCCATGTTCGTCCTGTACGTCGTCGCGCTCGTCGACGTGCTGCGGCTGGACATGGACGGTTCCACACGTGTCGGCTGGGTGCTCGGCATCCTGGTGCTGCCGGTCGTCGGCGCGGTGGCGTGGCTGGTGTTCGGCCGGCGGACCGTGCGCCGGGCATCGGCCTGA
- a CDS encoding LOG family protein — MRICVFCGSSTGGDGYLEAARAVGRTLAERGIGVVYGGAKVGTMGAVADGALAAGGEVIGVIPESLVTWEVAHDGLTEQHIVDGLHARKALMAELSDAFIALPGGVGTMEELFEVWTWAQLGLHTKPVGLLDVNGFYEHLLRFTDTMVEQGFLRKPYREMLLVDADLPALLDRIAEYQPPTYKWSEKG, encoded by the coding sequence ATGCGGATATGCGTGTTCTGCGGCTCCTCCACCGGCGGCGACGGGTACCTGGAGGCCGCCCGGGCAGTCGGCCGGACGCTGGCGGAGCGCGGCATCGGCGTGGTGTACGGCGGCGCGAAGGTCGGCACCATGGGCGCGGTCGCCGACGGCGCGCTGGCCGCGGGCGGCGAGGTCATCGGCGTGATCCCGGAGAGCCTCGTCACCTGGGAGGTCGCCCACGACGGCCTCACCGAGCAGCACATCGTGGACGGCCTGCACGCCCGCAAGGCGCTGATGGCCGAGCTGTCCGACGCCTTCATCGCGCTGCCGGGCGGCGTCGGCACGATGGAGGAGCTGTTCGAGGTGTGGACCTGGGCGCAGCTCGGCCTGCACACGAAGCCGGTCGGTCTGCTCGACGTGAACGGCTTCTACGAGCACCTGCTGCGGTTCACCGACACCATGGTCGAGCAGGGTTTCCTGCGCAAGCCGTACCGGGAGATGCTGCTCGTCGACGCCGACCTGCCCGCGCTGCTGGACCGGATCGCCGAGTACCAGCCGCCGACCTACAAGTGGTCGGAGAAGGGCTGA
- a CDS encoding M48 family metallopeptidase, whose protein sequence is MTSADDSTGGVTLSEGRVRFPGISPRAYEHPADRGALTTLRSVPGFPQVLRAVNGAFGERSERLWSRASSIRVGPRQYPALDKIRNECAEILDVDPAPELYVTRNPVPNAMTIGLDQPFIVITTGLVEALDTEGLRFAIGHEVGHALSGHALYRTMLERLLRLLTSMSWMPVGYWGLRAIIAALKEWYRKAELSADRAGLLCVQEPTTALRTHVLLAGAVDPSEVDTEAFLAQAREYEAEGDVRDSVLKLMNVIDLSHPLAVVRAAELQKWAASEGYREILGGTYPERSDDPQNQWTEDVKSAARSYRDAFVETTDPLAKVLNEVGGVISDAAGKVWSRFTTRPEPPTASGEPPADESPASSEEPPADEPPATNGTPKD, encoded by the coding sequence GTGACTTCTGCGGACGACTCGACCGGTGGTGTGACCCTCAGCGAGGGTCGGGTGCGGTTCCCGGGCATCAGCCCGCGGGCGTACGAACACCCGGCGGACCGCGGCGCACTGACCACGCTGCGTTCGGTGCCGGGCTTCCCCCAGGTGCTGCGCGCGGTCAACGGCGCGTTCGGGGAGCGCAGTGAGCGGCTGTGGTCGCGGGCGTCGTCGATCCGCGTCGGCCCGCGCCAGTACCCGGCGCTGGACAAGATCCGCAACGAGTGCGCCGAGATCCTGGACGTCGACCCGGCGCCGGAGCTCTACGTCACGCGCAATCCCGTGCCCAACGCCATGACGATCGGCCTCGACCAGCCGTTCATCGTCATCACCACCGGCCTGGTGGAGGCGCTGGACACCGAGGGGCTGCGGTTCGCCATCGGCCACGAGGTCGGGCACGCGCTGTCCGGTCACGCGCTGTACCGGACCATGCTGGAGCGCCTGCTCCGGCTGCTCACCAGCATGTCGTGGATGCCGGTCGGCTACTGGGGCCTGCGGGCGATCATCGCCGCGCTCAAGGAGTGGTACCGCAAGGCCGAGCTGTCCGCCGACCGCGCCGGCCTGCTGTGCGTGCAGGAGCCGACGACCGCGCTGCGCACCCACGTGCTGCTCGCCGGCGCCGTCGATCCGTCCGAAGTGGACACCGAGGCGTTCCTGGCGCAGGCCCGGGAGTACGAGGCCGAGGGCGATGTCCGCGACAGCGTGCTCAAGCTGATGAACGTGATCGACCTGAGCCACCCGCTGGCCGTGGTTCGGGCCGCCGAGCTGCAGAAGTGGGCCGCGAGCGAGGGGTATCGGGAGATCCTCGGCGGCACCTACCCGGAGCGCAGCGACGACCCGCAGAACCAGTGGACCGAGGACGTGAAGTCGGCGGCCCGTTCCTACCGGGACGCGTTCGTGGAGACCACGGATCCGCTGGCCAAGGTGCTCAACGAGGTCGGCGGCGTGATCTCCGACGCCGCCGGCAAGGTGTGGTCGAGGTTCACCACGCGGCCCGAGCCGCCGACCGCGTCGGGGGAGCCACCCGCCGACGAGTCACCGGCCTCGTCGGAGGAGCCGCCCGCCGATGAGCCGCCGGCCACCAACGGCACCCCGAAGGACTGA
- a CDS encoding alpha-hydroxy-acid oxidizing protein: MAFGDFQYEIYFGGLRGIAPSLPMVFGELEARAAQALPPSLLSYVAGGAGDEHTQRSNATAFQQWGLMPRMFVGAKDRDLSVSMFGLTLPSPLFMAPIGVLGLCAQDGHGDLAAADAAARTGVPLVLSTLTEDPLEDVAPRLGDTPGFFQLYTPSDRELAESLVHRAEAAGFKAVIVTLDTWIPGWRPRDLSTGNFPQLRGRCLANYTSDPVFRARLGQDPAADVTATVGLWAQLFGNPLTWDDLPWLRSITSLPLIVKGIQHPDDARRARDGGIDGIYCSNHGGRQANGGIPALDCLPGVVAAADGLPVLFDSGVRSGTDVVKALALGATAVGVGRPYVYGMALGGADGVVHVLRSMLAEADLLMAVDGYPTLADLGPDALRRVTPSVTPNA, translated from the coding sequence ATGGCCTTCGGCGACTTCCAGTACGAGATCTACTTCGGCGGGCTGCGGGGCATCGCGCCGTCCCTGCCGATGGTCTTCGGCGAACTGGAGGCGCGGGCCGCCCAGGCGCTGCCGCCGTCCCTGCTGTCCTACGTGGCCGGTGGCGCCGGTGACGAGCACACCCAGCGCTCCAACGCGACGGCGTTCCAGCAGTGGGGCCTGATGCCGCGGATGTTCGTCGGCGCCAAGGACCGCGACCTGTCCGTCTCCATGTTCGGTTTGACGCTGCCGTCCCCGCTGTTCATGGCGCCCATCGGCGTGCTCGGGCTGTGCGCCCAGGACGGCCACGGCGACCTTGCCGCCGCCGACGCCGCCGCTCGCACCGGCGTCCCGCTCGTGCTGTCCACCCTCACCGAGGATCCGCTGGAGGACGTCGCTCCCCGACTCGGCGACACCCCCGGCTTCTTCCAGCTCTACACACCCAGCGATCGTGAGCTCGCCGAGAGCCTCGTGCACCGGGCCGAGGCCGCCGGGTTCAAGGCCGTCATCGTCACGCTCGACACGTGGATTCCCGGTTGGCGGCCTCGGGACCTTTCCACCGGCAACTTCCCCCAGCTGCGCGGGCGGTGTCTCGCCAACTACACCTCCGACCCCGTCTTCCGGGCGCGGCTCGGCCAGGACCCCGCCGCGGACGTCACGGCCACCGTCGGCCTGTGGGCCCAGCTCTTCGGCAACCCCCTGACCTGGGACGACCTCCCGTGGCTGCGGTCCATCACCTCGCTGCCCCTGATCGTCAAGGGCATCCAGCACCCCGACGACGCCCGCCGGGCCCGGGACGGCGGCATCGACGGCATCTACTGCTCCAACCACGGCGGCCGCCAGGCCAATGGCGGCATCCCCGCCCTCGACTGCCTTCCGGGCGTGGTCGCCGCCGCCGACGGTCTTCCCGTGCTGTTCGACTCCGGCGTCCGCTCCGGCACCGATGTCGTGAAGGCTCTCGCCCTCGGCGCCACCGCCGTCGGCGTCGGCCGGCCGTACGTCTACGGCATGGCCCTCGGCGGCGCCGACGGCGTCGTGCACGTGCTCCGGTCCATGCTGGCGGAGGCGGATTTGTTGATGGCCGTCGACGGCTACCCGACGCTGGCCGACCTTGGCCCCGACGCGCTCCGGCGAGTCACGCCCAGCGTCACACCGAATGCGTGA
- a CDS encoding PucR family transcriptional regulator — translation MLADAHVPALVDRVLARLVERLPSYGSMPVEALTSDVRPMTERALRGFVESLPDKGVPAPELVHQARESAIARGEEGIPMQAILDAYLLGLQESVTHLRPELENAAANDLIDFFGAVLTFQHVVHQAIASGFLEHRESTVGETQAARGALLAALTEGGDATDAAFRAGIKLPDQYVVAALAINPHPDELQEGVDHVMAGRRKVRRIRLELERLGRDDVLTALSPTGGIALLPTAGDGRLHARLTKAAGTTITVAMEPATPAAVPNAVRLAREVLEVATKTRREPGIYRLADVLLEYQLTRPSEATARLAALLDPVDEDLLRTLDAYLDAGLRRNATAAALGVHANTVDNRLRRIGRLTGLDPTRPADLPMLRAAVAVRRMASVTPNA, via the coding sequence ATGCTGGCGGACGCGCACGTGCCGGCGCTGGTCGACCGGGTGCTGGCCCGCCTGGTGGAGCGGCTGCCCAGCTACGGCTCGATGCCGGTGGAGGCGCTGACCAGCGATGTCCGCCCGATGACGGAGCGGGCGCTGCGCGGCTTCGTCGAGTCGCTGCCCGACAAGGGCGTCCCCGCCCCGGAGCTGGTCCACCAGGCCCGCGAGTCGGCGATCGCCCGCGGCGAGGAGGGCATCCCGATGCAGGCCATCCTCGACGCCTACCTGCTCGGCCTGCAGGAGAGCGTCACGCATCTGCGGCCGGAGCTGGAAAACGCCGCCGCGAACGACTTGATCGACTTCTTCGGGGCGGTGCTGACCTTCCAGCACGTTGTGCACCAGGCGATCGCGTCGGGCTTCCTGGAACACCGGGAGAGCACGGTGGGGGAGACGCAGGCGGCCAGGGGCGCCCTGCTCGCGGCGCTCACCGAGGGCGGCGACGCCACGGACGCGGCCTTCCGCGCCGGGATCAAGCTGCCCGATCAGTACGTCGTCGCGGCGCTGGCGATCAACCCGCATCCGGACGAGCTCCAGGAGGGCGTCGATCACGTGATGGCGGGCCGGCGGAAGGTGCGCCGGATCAGGCTGGAGCTGGAACGCCTCGGCCGCGACGACGTGCTGACCGCGTTGTCCCCGACCGGCGGCATCGCGCTGCTGCCGACCGCCGGCGACGGCCGCCTGCACGCCCGGCTGACGAAGGCCGCCGGCACGACGATCACCGTCGCGATGGAGCCGGCGACGCCGGCGGCGGTGCCGAACGCGGTGCGGCTGGCCCGGGAAGTCCTTGAGGTGGCGACGAAAACCCGCCGCGAGCCGGGCATCTACCGGCTCGCCGACGTGCTGCTCGAATACCAGCTGACCCGGCCGTCGGAGGCCACGGCACGCCTGGCGGCCCTGCTCGACCCGGTGGACGAGGACCTGCTGCGCACGCTCGACGCCTACCTGGACGCCGGTCTGCGCCGCAACGCCACCGCGGCGGCCCTGGGCGTGCACGCCAACACTGTGGACAACCGCCTGCGCCGGATCGGCCGCCTCACCGGCCTGGATCCCACCCGGCCGGCGGACCTGCCGATGCTGCGGGCCGCCGTCGCGGTCCGGCGGATGGCATCGGTTACGCCGAACGCGTGA
- a CDS encoding SgcJ/EcaC family oxidoreductase, whose amino-acid sequence MSAEIKALWERMAEGWAAGSGERFASVFAPDTEFVNVRGEEQHGRATVAAGHQNLFQTRYRDTKLTADVHSIRFITDDAAVVHVASTVHSSDGKATGTHAQAVVERRDGEWLITAFHNMVPAS is encoded by the coding sequence GTGAGCGCGGAGATCAAGGCGCTCTGGGAGCGCATGGCCGAGGGCTGGGCCGCCGGCTCCGGCGAGCGGTTCGCCAGCGTTTTCGCGCCGGACACCGAGTTCGTCAACGTGCGCGGCGAGGAGCAGCACGGCCGGGCGACCGTCGCGGCCGGTCATCAGAACCTGTTCCAGACCCGCTACCGCGACACGAAGCTCACCGCCGACGTGCACAGCATCCGGTTCATCACCGACGACGCCGCCGTCGTGCACGTGGCGTCCACTGTGCACAGTTCCGACGGCAAGGCGACGGGCACGCACGCCCAGGCCGTCGTCGAGCGCCGCGACGGCGAGTGGCTGATCACGGCCTTCCACAACATGGTTCCCGCAAGCTAG
- a CDS encoding VOC family protein: MPTAKLRHLAFTARDAVKLAHFYRDQFGMRIFHTDPDGSQFLTDGYINLAIIQQALDGDVPTGFNHFGFHVDDVEGSMASLVEAGLPEPAVRHTTRPFAEYRAIDPEGNWFDLSGHGYLPPGEQE, translated from the coding sequence ATGCCCACCGCCAAGCTCCGCCATCTCGCGTTCACCGCCCGGGACGCGGTCAAGCTCGCCCACTTCTACCGGGACCAGTTCGGCATGCGGATCTTCCACACCGACCCCGACGGCAGCCAGTTCCTCACCGACGGCTACATCAACCTGGCCATCATCCAGCAGGCCCTGGACGGCGACGTGCCGACCGGCTTCAACCACTTCGGCTTCCACGTCGACGACGTCGAGGGGTCGATGGCGAGCCTGGTCGAGGCCGGGCTGCCCGAACCGGCGGTCCGCCACACCACCCGGCCGTTCGCCGAGTACCGGGCCATCGACCCGGAGGGCAACTGGTTCGACCTGTCCGGGCACGGCTATCTTCCTCCCGGCGAACAGGAATAG
- a CDS encoding discoidin domain-containing protein codes for MPLLLAATLIASGAALLSGAAPAAAATCPTTASGGASVPFRTVEAECSATNGAAVGPDYSQASIASEASGRQAVRIGQGQYVEFTLPAAANSINVHYNLPDGSSGRLSVYVNGTKLGSGLSVTSRYMYIDTGWIPGAKTHHFFDDSRLLLGQNLGAGAKVRVQADGGDVGQATIDLADFEQVGGAAAQPANSLSVTDYGATANDSSDDTQAFRNAISAAKSQGKTVWIPSGRFEIPSALQVDQVTIRGAGPWYTTLHGNNIFNNGGASGNIKLYDFAIFGDVTERNDGSPDNGFHGVLGNGSVVQNLWIQDTKCGLWLMNGASSNLTIANNRIIDTMADGVNFDGAVTNSTLSNNYLRNNGDDGLALWSNGQADSGNSLTNNTVVQPNLANGIALYGGSDNSISGNLVQDTNALGGGILVANRFNSVPLGGTITVSNNATLRAGALDPNWQFGVGALWFDARDQAITGVTINVTNFKAIDSPYEAIQFIDGNGAGKTIQGITINGATVQGVGTFVLQSQTQGTVSVSNVTASRVGVVGTYNCPYPSSIPKMTFNGSGNSGYSGTWGDCATWPPPNSGPPAPPSSGTNLARGKAISASGSQGGFPPGNANDGNADSYWESTNNAFPQSLTVDLGQGYAINKVVLKLPPSSAWGARTQTLTIQGSNDGNSWSTLVGSRGYTFDPASGNTASVSFGTTTQRFVRLTFTGNTGWPAGQVSEFEVDMA; via the coding sequence ACCAACGGCGCCGCCGTCGGCCCCGACTACAGCCAGGCCAGCATCGCGTCCGAGGCGTCCGGCCGGCAGGCCGTGCGCATCGGCCAGGGCCAGTACGTCGAGTTCACGCTGCCGGCCGCGGCGAACTCGATCAACGTCCACTACAACCTGCCCGACGGCAGCTCCGGCCGGCTCTCGGTGTACGTCAACGGAACCAAGCTCGGCAGCGGGCTGTCGGTGACGTCCCGGTACATGTACATCGACACCGGCTGGATCCCGGGCGCGAAGACGCACCACTTCTTCGACGACTCCCGGCTGCTGCTGGGCCAGAACCTCGGCGCCGGGGCCAAGGTCCGGGTGCAGGCCGACGGCGGCGACGTCGGCCAGGCCACCATCGACCTCGCCGACTTCGAGCAGGTCGGCGGCGCGGCGGCGCAGCCGGCGAACTCGCTGTCGGTGACCGACTACGGGGCCACCGCCAACGACTCGTCCGACGACACGCAGGCGTTCCGCAACGCCATCTCGGCGGCGAAGTCGCAGGGCAAGACCGTGTGGATCCCCAGCGGCCGGTTCGAGATCCCGTCCGCGCTGCAGGTCGACCAGGTGACCATCCGCGGCGCCGGCCCGTGGTACACCACGTTGCACGGCAACAACATCTTCAACAACGGCGGCGCGTCCGGCAACATCAAGCTCTACGACTTCGCGATCTTCGGCGACGTCACCGAGCGCAACGACGGCAGCCCGGACAACGGCTTCCACGGCGTGCTGGGCAACGGGTCCGTGGTGCAGAACCTGTGGATCCAGGACACCAAGTGCGGCCTGTGGCTGATGAACGGGGCGTCGAGCAACCTGACGATCGCCAACAACCGGATCATCGACACCATGGCCGACGGCGTCAACTTCGACGGCGCCGTCACGAACTCCACGCTCAGCAACAACTACCTGCGCAACAACGGCGACGACGGCCTGGCGCTGTGGTCCAACGGGCAGGCCGACTCCGGCAACTCGCTGACCAACAACACCGTCGTGCAGCCCAACCTGGCCAACGGCATCGCGCTGTACGGCGGTTCCGACAACAGCATCAGCGGCAACCTCGTGCAGGACACCAACGCTCTCGGCGGTGGCATCCTGGTGGCCAACCGGTTCAACAGCGTTCCGCTGGGTGGCACGATCACCGTGTCCAACAACGCCACGCTGCGCGCCGGGGCGCTGGATCCCAACTGGCAGTTCGGGGTCGGCGCGCTCTGGTTCGACGCCCGCGACCAGGCGATCACCGGCGTGACCATCAACGTCACCAACTTCAAGGCGATCGACAGCCCGTACGAGGCGATCCAGTTCATCGACGGCAACGGCGCCGGCAAGACGATCCAGGGCATCACCATCAACGGCGCGACCGTGCAGGGCGTGGGCACCTTCGTCCTGCAGTCGCAGACCCAAGGCACGGTGTCGGTCAGCAACGTCACCGCCAGCCGCGTCGGCGTGGTCGGCACGTACAACTGCCCGTACCCGTCGTCCATCCCGAAGATGACGTTCAACGGCTCCGGCAACAGCGGCTACAGCGGCACCTGGGGCGACTGCGCGACGTGGCCGCCGCCGAACTCCGGCCCGCCCGCGCCGCCGTCGTCCGGCACGAACCTGGCTCGCGGCAAGGCGATCTCGGCCAGCGGCTCGCAGGGCGGCTTCCCGCCGGGCAACGCCAACGACGGCAACGCCGACAGCTACTGGGAGAGCACCAACAACGCCTTCCCGCAGTCGCTGACCGTCGACCTCGGCCAGGGCTACGCGATCAACAAGGTGGTGCTGAAGCTGCCGCCGTCCTCGGCGTGGGGCGCCCGCACACAGACGCTGACCATCCAGGGCAGCAACGACGGCAACTCGTGGTCCACACTCGTCGGATCACGCGGCTACACCTTCGATCCGGCGTCCGGCAACACCGCCTCGGTGTCGTTCGGCACGACCACGCAGCGGTTCGTGCGGCTCACCTTCACCGGCAACACGGGCTGGCCCGCCGGGCAGGTGTCCGAGTTCGAGGTGGACATGGCGTGA